Part of the Bacillus cereus group sp. RP43 genome is shown below.
AACGAGCTACTTGCGCTTTTATATTATACAGCTTTTTTATTTTCTTCTACATCCTGTCCATCCCAACACTCTGTATTCTTTAAGCCAGGGATAGAGCTTGCAACGAAAACAGGATCTTTTCCTTGTTTCTTTTGCTTTATATAGTCTACTAATGCCGCATAGGCGAACTTGCTAAGGAATGAGATGGCAATTAAGTTTGTAAATACCATTAGTCCCATAAAGAAATCAGCTAAACTCCAAACTGTTTGAAGGGCAGCGATTGATCCGAAGAACACCATTCCGACAACTGCAACACGATAAATCATTAACCAGGTTTTGCTTTCTTTAATGAATGCGATGTTTGTTTCACCATAATAGTAGTTTCCTAGTAAGGAACTGAAAGCAAATAGGAAAATAATAATCGCTAAGAAAGTACTTGCCCACGGTCCAATTTGTGAACTTAATGCTTGTTGTGTTAATTCAATACCTTCTAAATTTGATCCTTTGTAAAGTCCAGAACATAATACGATAAATGCTGTTGATGTACATACTAAGAATGTATCTACGAAAACACCTAATGCTTGAACAAGTCCTTGTTTTACAGGGTGAGATACATCTGACGTTGCTGCTGCGTTAGGAGAGCTTCCCATACCAGCTTCAGTCGCGAATAAACCGCGCTGGATTCCGAACTTGATTGCTGCTCCAATACCACCAGCGATGGCTTGGTCTAAACCGAATGCACTGTTAAATATTTCTATAAAAATGCTTGGTAACATATTGAAGTTGTTAATAACGACAAAAACAGCCACACCAATATAAATGATTGCCATTGGAGGAACGATCATTTCTGTAATACGTGAAATGCTCTTAATACCGCCAAAAATAATAACTGCAACTAATAAAGCTAATAGAGCTCCTACGATCGTTCGCTCTAGTCCAAAAGCATTTTCAAACGCTATCGTTACTGTATTTGCTTGTACTGAATTGAAAATTAATCCGTATGCAACTGTAATGAGAAGTGAAAACCAGATGCCCATCCAGCGTTTGTTTAACCCTTTTTCCATGTAATATGCTGGTCCACCACGGAATCTGCTTCCATCTTTTACTTTATAAATTTGCGCGAGCGTACATTCTACAAAACTAGTAGCTGCTCCGAGAATAGCGATAAACCACATCCAAAATATTGCGCCAGGTCCGCCCATTGAAATTGCTAGTGCTACACCAGCTAAGTTCCCGATACCAATACGTGCAGCTGCACTTAAGCAAAATGCTTGGAATGGAGAGATGCTATCTTTTTTCTTTTCTTTTCGATTGAACCCTTTACTAATTAAACTGACCATTTCACCGAAATGAGTAATTTGGACAAATTTTAATTTAAAAGAGAAATAAAGACCGAAGCCGATTAACATTGCAATAAGAATATATGACCATAAAATATTATTCGTTGCCTCAAGGAATCTGCTAAAGATATCAACCATATAATACACTTCCTTTTTTTCGTAATAAGAAAATTATATGCAAAAAATATACCAGAATCAATTTTTCTAAAAATGATGTTACTTAAATGTGTTTTATGTTATGATTATGTTACATCGTAATATTTTTAGAATTATTTACATTTTAAAAAACTAAATTTAAAGCGAGAAAGAGGGGATAATTTGAAAGAAGAAACTTTATTGAAAGTAAGTCTCGAGAGTTTGAAAATGAGAAATAGTATCTTTTTTATCAGTACATCTTTAAGTATCTTTTTAGGAGCGACTTATTATTACAATAAAAGATTTCCAAATCACAGATATCCCGAATGGTTAGAATTTCTAAAATTAGTTGGTTGAAGAAAAGAAAGAAAAACAGAAAATTTAAACAAAAATTGTTGAGGAGGAGCTAAATATGAATATTAGAGAAAGTGAACTTCCAGGTATTGGTTATAAGTTTCAAATCGTTACGAAAGGTAACGAAAAAATGGTGATTGTTATTCATGATGATGGGCGCAGAGAAATGTATCATTTCGATTCAGACCATGAAGAAAGTCTTTCAAGTATTTTATTGCGTGACTCAGAGGCAAGACAAATTGCAGCAATATTAGGTGGAATGGTATATAAGCCTAGGGCATTAGAAAATGTTGAGATGGTCTTTGAAGGTTTAGCAATTGAGTGGTTCAAAGTGGAGAATGAAGCTCTAGCAATTGGAAAAACAATTGGTGATCTTGAAATAAGAAAAACATATAGCGTAACGATAATTGCAGTTATGAAAAAGAACATGAAAAAGCTATTTAATCCAGGGCCAGACACGGTGATTGAAGAAGGAGATATGCTTGTAGTTTCTGGTGAGAGAGAAGAAATTAAAAAGATTATTAATGAATTACTTTCGAATAGGGGGACTGACTAGATGGATACTTTAATTTTTGAAGTTGGTACAGCTTTAGTTTTAGTAGCAATTGCAGCAGTAATTGCTGGAAAGTTTAAATTCTCAGTAATTCCTTTTCTAATCGTTCTTGGCATGTTAGTAGGGCCACACGCGCCGACAATAGGTGTTATCGATCTTAAATTTATTGAAAGTGCAAGTGTGATATCCTTTCTTGGAAGGATTGGCGTTCTGTTCCTTCTTTTCTATCTAGGATTAGAGTTTTCGATGAAAAAACTAATTAAATCTGGACGTTCTATCGCGATTGGCGGAACAATCTATATTTTAATTAACTTTTCACTAGGATTATTATACGGATTTATAATGGGATTCCCGTTACTCGAAATCTTAATTATTGCGGGTATTATTACGATTTCTTCTAGTGCCATCGTTGCAAAAGTGTTAGTTGATTTAAGAAGAACTGGTAATAATGAAACCGAATTAATTTTAGGAATTATTATGTTTGAAGATATATTCCTTGCTGTATATTTATCAGTAGTTTCTGGCTTAGTTCTTGGGGATCACGCTTCGTTCTTAGGTGCTCTCACTTCAATTGGAATTGCTTTAGGATATATGCTGCTATTCTTCGTAGTAGCTAGAAAGGCTACGCCGTTATTAAATAAATTGTTGAATATTAGTTCAGATGAAATCTTTATTATTGTAGTATTTGCTTCGTTGTTCTTTATCGCTGGTTTTTCAGAAACAATTCACGTTGCAGAAGCAATCGGAGCACTTCTTTTAGGATTAGTTTTCTCTGAGACAGAGCATAGTGATCGAATTGAGCATCTTGTTGTTCCATTTAGAGACTTTTTCGGAGCTATCTTCTTCTTCAGTTTCGGATTAAGTATAGATCCGTTCTCATTGGGCGGAGCAATCTGGTTAACGTTAGGTGCTGTACTTCTGACGATAATCGGAAACTTTGTGGCAGGGATGATTGCAGGA
Proteins encoded:
- a CDS encoding cation:proton antiporter, producing the protein MDTLIFEVGTALVLVAIAAVIAGKFKFSVIPFLIVLGMLVGPHAPTIGVIDLKFIESASVISFLGRIGVLFLLFYLGLEFSMKKLIKSGRSIAIGGTIYILINFSLGLLYGFIMGFPLLEILIIAGIITISSSAIVAKVLVDLRRTGNNETELILGIIMFEDIFLAVYLSVVSGLVLGDHASFLGALTSIGIALGYMLLFFVVARKATPLLNKLLNISSDEIFIIVVFASLFFIAGFSETIHVAEAIGALLLGLVFSETEHSDRIEHLVVPFRDFFGAIFFFSFGLSIDPFSLGGAIWLTLGAVLLTIIGNFVAGMIAGRQAGLSHKASTNIGLTIVSRGEFSIIMANIGIAGGLMSVLKPFSALYVLILSILGPLLTKESKNVYKFLNKIFKWDTKAN
- a CDS encoding TrkA C-terminal domain-containing protein; the protein is MNIRESELPGIGYKFQIVTKGNEKMVIVIHDDGRREMYHFDSDHEESLSSILLRDSEARQIAAILGGMVYKPRALENVEMVFEGLAIEWFKVENEALAIGKTIGDLEIRKTYSVTIIAVMKKNMKKLFNPGPDTVIEEGDMLVVSGEREEIKKIINELLSNRGTD
- a CDS encoding alanine/glycine:cation symporter family protein, with the translated sequence MVDIFSRFLEATNNILWSYILIAMLIGFGLYFSFKLKFVQITHFGEMVSLISKGFNRKEKKKDSISPFQAFCLSAAARIGIGNLAGVALAISMGGPGAIFWMWFIAILGAATSFVECTLAQIYKVKDGSRFRGGPAYYMEKGLNKRWMGIWFSLLITVAYGLIFNSVQANTVTIAFENAFGLERTIVGALLALLVAVIIFGGIKSISRITEMIVPPMAIIYIGVAVFVVINNFNMLPSIFIEIFNSAFGLDQAIAGGIGAAIKFGIQRGLFATEAGMGSSPNAAATSDVSHPVKQGLVQALGVFVDTFLVCTSTAFIVLCSGLYKGSNLEGIELTQQALSSQIGPWASTFLAIIIFLFAFSSLLGNYYYGETNIAFIKESKTWLMIYRVAVVGMVFFGSIAALQTVWSLADFFMGLMVFTNLIAISFLSKFAYAALVDYIKQKKQGKDPVFVASSIPGLKNTECWDGQDVEENKKAV